The Streptomyces sp. NBC_01298 genome contains the following window.
CCGACTCCAGCAACGGCAGGCTCGCCGAGATCCGCTGGGAGACCACCCAGCGGATCGGGCTCACGCCGTTGCGACGGGTGAAGTGGCGGAGGAAGGAACGCTCCGACATGTTCGCCGCGCGGGCCAGGGCCGGAACGGAGAGCGGACCGTACAGCCGCTGGAGGGCCCAGGCCATGCTCCGGGAGATCCCGTCGTCGGCGCCGTCGGGGCCCATCTCCCCGATCGCCGCCTCGATGAACTGGGCCTGCCCGCCCTCGCGATGGGGCGGTACGACGAATCGGCGGGCCACGGTGTTGGCGACGGCGGCGCCGTGATCGGCGCGGACCAGGTAGAGGCAGAGGTCGATGCCGGCGGCGCTGCCCGCGCTGGTCAGTACGTCGCCGTTGTCGACGTAGAGGACGTCCGCGTCGACCTCCACCTCGGGGTGCTGCTCGGCGAGGGTGCGGGCGTAGCGCCAGTGGGTGGTGGCCCGGCGCCCGTCGAGGAGGCCGGTCGCCGCGAGTGCGAAGGCACCGGAGCAGATGGAGACCAGGCGCGCACCCCGGGCATGGGCCTTGAGGAGGGCCTCGACCAGCTCGGGCGCGATGGCGCCCCCCGCCGGGGAGACTCCGGGGATGATCACGGTGTCCGCGGCGGCGAGGGCGTCGAGCCCGTGCCCTGCGCGGAGCGTGAACCCGCCCACCACGCGCAGGTCCCGGCCGGGTTCCGCCGAGCAGACCCGCAGCTCGTACCAGGGCAGGTCCCCCAGCTCGGGGCGGGCGAGGCCGAACACCTCGACCACCACGCCCAGTTCGAAGGGGGCCATGCCGTCGAAGGCGAGTACGGCCACCACATGGGCCGGAGCCGGCTTGCCGAGGTGCAGGGGTATGGCCTGGGACGTCATGGCCGTACTGTAACCAGCCGTCCCCGCCGGGCCTCACGGCGCCGAATCGGGCCGCACCGGGCCCCTGGAGGAGCGGGTGAGGGGTGGGGGGAGAGGGGCGGGGAGGAATGCGCACTCCTTGCCACTTACAACATATAGCGCACTGGGGGGCTTGCGGCAAGGCCCCCGGCCTGGGGCAAAATCGCGGATCGAGGCCAGAACTTGCCGAAAAATGGGAGATTTAATCAGTGCGTGCTGATATGTCAGCTTATGGAGCACACGGTTCCGTCGAGGCGATGGCGACCGCCACCAGTGCGTTCGAACTTCCCGACCACCTCTCCCCCAAGGCCGACCCGGCTCTCATCGAGGGCGACGAACGGCATTTCGCGGCCATCGCGCACTGCCTGGAGCAGACGATCGCCGAACTCTCCGGCCGCCTGGAGGTCACGCGCAAGGCGCCCGGCGGCATCGGCCGGGGTGCGATGGACCGCGATGCGGAGATCCACCGCCTGACCAGCCGGCTGCGCACCCTGCGCCGCTTCGGGCTGGACCTGTGCCTGGGGCACATCGTCCCCGCCGACGGCTCCGAGCCCGTGTACATCGGACGCCTCGGCCTCACCGACAGCGCGGGCGACCGGCTGCTGCTGGACTGGCGCTCCCCCGCCGCCGAGCCCTTCTTCGCGGCGACGCACGCCGTCCCGATGGGTCTGGCGAGCCGTCGCCGGTACCGCTGGACCCGCGGGCGGATCAGCGACTACTGGGACGAGGTGTTCCGCGCGGACGGGCTCGAAGGGCGCGCCGCGCTCGACGACCAGTCCGCGTTCATCGCGAGCCTGGGCGGCAACCGGTCCGACCGCATGCGCGACGTGCTCGCCACCATCCAGACCGACCAGGACGCCATCATCCGGGCCGGATCCCGCGGCGCCCTCGTCGTCGACGGCGGACCGGGTACGGGCAAGACCGTCGTCGCCCTGCACCGCACCGCCCACCTGCTCTACTCCGATCCCCGGCTCGGCCACCGGCGCGGCGGCGTGCTCTTCGTCGGTCCCAGCCGGCCCTACCTGGCCTACGTCTCGGACGTGCTGCCCAGCCTCGGCGAGGAGGGGGTACAGACCTGCACCCTGCGCGACCTCGTCACCGAGGGAGCCGCCGCGACGGTCGAGGCCGATCCGCGGGTGGCCCTCCTCAAATCGTCCGCCGACCTGGTGAGGTCGATCGAGGCGGCGGTGCGCATCTACGAGGAGCCCCCCACCAAGGGGATCACCGTCTCCAGCCACTGGTCCGACCTCTGGCTGAGCGCCGACGACTGGGCGGCCGCGTTCGAGGCGGTGGAACCGGGCACCCCGCACAACGAGGCGCGCGACCAGATCCTGGAGGAGCTGCTCACGATCCTGATGGACCAGGACGACAGCGACGTCTCGCCCCAGCTGCTGCGCCGTTCGCTGCTCCAGGACCGGGACCTGATCACCACCCTCGACCGCGCGTGGCCGATGCTCGACGCGGCCGAACTCGTCGGAGACCTCTGGTCGGTGCCCGCCTACCTGCGCAAGTGCGCTCCGTGGCTCGGGCCCGAAGACGTGTCCCTCCTCCAGCGCGCCGACGCCCAGGCCTGGACGGTGTCGGACCTGCCGCTCCTGGACGCGGCCCGCCAGCGGCTCGGCGACGCCGAGGCCTCCGTGCGCAAGCGCCGCCACGAAGCCGCCGTCGCCGCCGAGCGGGCGCGCCGGTCCGAGGTCATCGACCGGCTGCTCCAGGACTCCGAGATCGACGAGAGCCAGGGCGCGGTGGGGATGCTGCGGGGACGGGACCTGCAGGACGCCCTGATCGACGGGGACGCGCCGTCCGGCGCCGAACCCGACCTGCTCGCGGGCCCGTTCGCCCACATCGTCGTGGATGAGGCGCAGGAACTGACCGACGCCGAATGGCAGATGCTGCTGGCCCGCTGCCCGTCGCGGAGCTTCACGATCGTCGGGGACCGCGCGCAGGCCCGGCACGGGTTCACCGAGTCCTGGCGGGAGCGGCTCGAGCGCGCTGGGCTCGACCGGATCGCCATGGCCTCCCTCGGCGTCAACTACCGCACGCCGGAAGAGGTCATGGCCGAGGCCGAGCCGGCCATCCGCGCCGCGCTCCCCGACGCGAACGTGCCGACCTCCGTCCGCAGCAGCGGCATCCCGGTCACACACGGCCGTGTCGCGGAGCTGCCGGCGGTCCTCGACGGCTGGCTCGGCTCCCAGTCCGACGGGGTCGCCTGCGTCATCGCCGGCGACGTCGGCGCTGTCACGCTCCCGGCGGCGACGTCGCGGGACGCCCGGGTCCGCGTGCTGACGCCGACGCTGTCGAAGGGGCTCGAATTCGACCTGGTCGTCCTCATCGACCCGGATACCTTCGGCGAGGGCGTCGAGGGCGCCGTCGACCGCTACGTCGCGATGACCCGGGCGACCCAGCGCCTGGTCATCCTCACCCGTTCCTGAACCGGCTGCCGGAGCGGCGGGCGGCCGTAGGCCCGGCCCGCCGCTCTCGGCGGCCCGCCGTTCTAGCGGAAGGCCCCGAAGGCCTTCGTGAACGCCAGCGGCTGCTGGAGGATCGAGCTGCACGTCGCGTCCGCGTAGTTCACGACCCCGGCAGGGCACTGCCGGTCACGGGTCGCGGACCACATCGCGAGCCTGCCGATTCCCTTCTCGCTCGCGAAGTCCACGAGCTGGGTGGCGTCGGCGACGGTGAAGATCTCCGTCGTGACGTCGTTGACACCGATCATCGGGGTGACGGCGACCGCCTTCCAGGCCGCCGCGTCGGAGAGGCCCAGTACACCCTTGATCTGGGCCTGCGTGGCCGTGGCGGCCTGGATCGCGTACTGGCCCATGTCGCCGCTGTAGGCCGGGCCGTAGTCCATGGCCATGATGTTGACGCCGTGGATCCGTACGCCCTCCTTCTTCGCGTCCGCCAACAGGGCCACGCCGGGCTGGGTGAGTCCCTCGGGCATCACGGGCAGGGTGAAGGCCACGTCGAGTCCCGGGTGGGAGCCCTGGAGCAGGGCGATGGCCTGTGCGCGGCGGGTGTTGGCCGCGGTGTCGGGCAGGGCCGCGCCCTCGATGTCGAAGTCGACCTTGGTCAGCCGGTACTGGTCGACGACCTTGCCGTAGGCGGCCGCCAGTTCCTGGGCGGAGCGGCAGTTCAGGGCCAGCTCGTGCCCGGCGGCGCCGCCGAAGGAGACGCGCACGTCCCCGCCCTTGGCCCGCAGGGCCCCGATCTGCGCGGCGACCTTGTCGTCTCCGAGCCCGGTGACCCCGCCCCACAGCGGGGCGCAGCCGCCGCCGGAGGTGATGAAGGCGAGGTGGAACTCCTTGACTCCGGTCCGGGCCGCCGTGTCGACCAGGTCGTAGGCCGGGTACAGGGAGGTGTCCACGTACGGCGCGAAGCGCGCGCCGCCGGCCGGGTTCCCGGTCGGCGGCGGGGTCGTGGCGGTGGCCGTCGCGGTGGGCGGGGCGGGCTTGGTCGGCCGTCCGGAGGGCGCCGGGGGCGTGGGGCTGGCGGGCGCGCTCGTACCGGCCGTCGGCGCCGGCGTCGGCGCGGTGGTGGGGGCGCCCGTGGGGGCGGTGGTGGGGCGGCCGCCCGGCGGGGGTGTCGGGCCCTGGTCCGCCGAGCACTTCGCTCCGTTGATCCGGCAGGCCTTCGGGTTGCCCGGGGTGCCGCTCGCGCTCGTGACGAAGCCGATCGTGACGGAGGATCCCGCGGCCAGCTCCTTGTTCCAGGCCACCGGCTTCACGGTGACGTGGCGGCCGGTGACCGTGTGCGAGGCGTTCCACAGGGAGTCGATCGTCGTGCCCGCGGGCAGGTCGAACTCCAGGGTCCAACCGGTCTGCGTCCGGCTCTTGTTGTTGGTGATCACGTACGTGCCGGTGTAACCGCCGCTCCAGGAGCTCGACTTCGTGTACACCGCGCCGACCGAGGAGGCCTGGGCCGTTCCGGTGAAGCCGAAGGCGGCGGCCGCGATCAGCGCGGCAACCGCCGTCCCGCCCGCGGCCTTGGCCTTCTTGCTCGTTCTGCGCCGGTGACCGGTCGTGCTGCCCATGGCGTGCCTGCCTCTGCGTTGCTGGGGAGTTCGGGGTGCGGCAGCACGCTAGCCGCCCTGAAACGGACATTTGATCGATTCGGGGTGGTGGTGGCGAACCTTAGGTTCCACTTAAGGAAGCGATCGGGCGACCTTAAGGCGGCGGCCTCGAGACCGCGGGCCCGCCCCGGCCGAGGCTCCGTCAAGTCCACTCCGTGAACAGTCGGTTGATCTTCGGGGCACGCGCGACCGCTGCCGCATATGCTCCCTCCGTACCTCAATGCGACGTACATCCGTCCGACCCGCATCCGAACGCCTCGCGAGCCGTAAGGGGACCGCCCCGTGAGTGTCCGAATTCAGCCCTCCTCCCAGGTCGACGAGACGGCCGAGCTCGGGGAGGGGACCACCATCTGGGATCTGGCGCAGGTGCGCGAGGACGCCACGCTCGGCCGCGACTGCATCGTGGGACGCGGGGCGTACGTCGGCCCCGGCGTGCGGATCGGGGACAACGTCAAACTGCAGAACTACGCACTGGTCTACGAGCCCGCCGAACTCGGCGACGGGGTGTTCATCGGCCCGGCCGTGGTGCTCACCAACGACTTCTACCCGCGGGCCGTCGACCCCGACGGCCGGCAGAAGCGCGGTGGCGACTGGGAGGCGGCCGGGGTCGTCGTGGCCGAGGGTGCCTCCCTGGGGGCCCGGTCGGTGTGCGTCGCGGGGGTCCGGATCGGGCGGTGGGCGCTGGTCGCGGCCGGCGCGGTCGTATCCCGGGACGTAGCGGACTTCGCGCTCGTGGCCGGGGTGCCGGCCCGGCGCATCGGCTGGGTGGGCCGGGCCGGGGTCCGCCTCGTGGAACGGAATGGCGAGCCGGGCGTCTGGGAGTGCCCGCGCACCGGCGCCCTGCACGACGAGACCGACGGAACCCTGACCGAGCGCGGCTGACGCAACGTCCGCAATTTGGGTCAATGGCATTTCCTCAAAACCACAATCAATGAACATCCTTGGGCATACCTTGTCCCTGTACACGGGATCTGAGCAGGCAACAGGCTGTGTTCAGTGGGGGGTTGTACACGACGAGGGCAACCACGGACGAGGTGACGGCGGGCGCGGGACCATGCGCCCGTCCGCCGCCGCCGTCCGCGCGCGCCGATCCGGAATCCGTTGGAGGGGGATCCAGCGGGCCCGGACCGCTCGTGCCATCGGGGGGATCACACCGTAGGCACGCGCGACGTCATGCGCAGTCCCCTCCGCCGGAAGACGACCGCCGGGTCTGTCCTAGGAACGATTTTTCAGAGGGGGTAGGTGTGTTGGAGCAGTACGGCTACAGCTCGGACATACAGGGCGAGCAGGACGTACGCGGAACCGGGGTGGGACCCCGGTGACCGCCAGACGATTAGCAGCACTGGCCCACGAGGACCCGGCGCTGCACGCCCTTGCCGAGCGGCTGCTCGCACTGGCAGAGGCGGGGCTGCCCGAGATGTACCTGCCGGGCGCGGAGACCTTCGTCTTCACCCGGGTGGGGACCGTCTCCCCCGACGGCGCGAGGCGCGTGGAACGGCGCGGTACCAGCACCCGGTACGCGGCCATCACCGTGCTGGGCGCGCAGTTCCTCCCCGAGGAGCGGCAGCGCCCCCTCTTCGGCGGCCTCAGCGCCCGGGAGTTCACGTCGCTCCTGGTGGAGCGGCTGCCCGCGGTGACGAACCTCGGCGACGCCGCGCTCATCGCCTGGGCCGCTGCCGAGACCGGCCATCCCAAGCTCGCGGACGCCGTGGCGAGGGTGGCCGAACTGGACGTCCCCGGGCGTCCGCAGTACACGGTGGAAGCCGCCTGGGTGCTGTCCGCCCTCACCGCGGCCCGCACCGCGGTGGACGTCGAGTACCGGCTGACCGCCGCCCGCGACCGCCTGCTGGCGGCCCGGGTCGGAGACGGCCCGCTGTTCCCGCACGCCACCGGGCACGGGCTGGTCCCCGGGTACCGCTCCCACGTGGCCTGCTTCGCGGACCAGACCTATCCGCTCCAGGCCCTGGCCCGGCTGCACGCCAGTAGCCCGGACCCTCGGGCCCTCGCCGCGGCCGACGCCTGCGCCGCCCGGATCTGCGCCCTGCAGGGGGACGGCGGACAGTGGTGGTGGCACTACGACGCCCGCACGGGCGGCGTGGTGGAGGGCTACCCCGTCTACAGCGTGCACCAGCACGCCATGGCCCCGACGGCCCTC
Protein-coding sequences here:
- a CDS encoding cellulose binding domain-containing protein — protein: MGSTTGHRRRTSKKAKAAGGTAVAALIAAAAFGFTGTAQASSVGAVYTKSSSWSGGYTGTYVITNNKSRTQTGWTLEFDLPAGTTIDSLWNASHTVTGRHVTVKPVAWNKELAAGSSVTIGFVTSASGTPGNPKACRINGAKCSADQGPTPPPGGRPTTAPTGAPTTAPTPAPTAGTSAPASPTPPAPSGRPTKPAPPTATATATTPPPTGNPAGGARFAPYVDTSLYPAYDLVDTAARTGVKEFHLAFITSGGGCAPLWGGVTGLGDDKVAAQIGALRAKGGDVRVSFGGAAGHELALNCRSAQELAAAYGKVVDQYRLTKVDFDIEGAALPDTAANTRRAQAIALLQGSHPGLDVAFTLPVMPEGLTQPGVALLADAKKEGVRIHGVNIMAMDYGPAYSGDMGQYAIQAATATQAQIKGVLGLSDAAAWKAVAVTPMIGVNDVTTEIFTVADATQLVDFASEKGIGRLAMWSATRDRQCPAGVVNYADATCSSILQQPLAFTKAFGAFR
- a CDS encoding acyltransferase, which produces MSVRIQPSSQVDETAELGEGTTIWDLAQVREDATLGRDCIVGRGAYVGPGVRIGDNVKLQNYALVYEPAELGDGVFIGPAVVLTNDFYPRAVDPDGRQKRGGDWEAAGVVVAEGASLGARSVCVAGVRIGRWALVAAGAVVSRDVADFALVAGVPARRIGWVGRAGVRLVERNGEPGVWECPRTGALHDETDGTLTERG
- the helR gene encoding RNA polymerase recycling motor ATPase HelR; amino-acid sequence: MATATSAFELPDHLSPKADPALIEGDERHFAAIAHCLEQTIAELSGRLEVTRKAPGGIGRGAMDRDAEIHRLTSRLRTLRRFGLDLCLGHIVPADGSEPVYIGRLGLTDSAGDRLLLDWRSPAAEPFFAATHAVPMGLASRRRYRWTRGRISDYWDEVFRADGLEGRAALDDQSAFIASLGGNRSDRMRDVLATIQTDQDAIIRAGSRGALVVDGGPGTGKTVVALHRTAHLLYSDPRLGHRRGGVLFVGPSRPYLAYVSDVLPSLGEEGVQTCTLRDLVTEGAAATVEADPRVALLKSSADLVRSIEAAVRIYEEPPTKGITVSSHWSDLWLSADDWAAAFEAVEPGTPHNEARDQILEELLTILMDQDDSDVSPQLLRRSLLQDRDLITTLDRAWPMLDAAELVGDLWSVPAYLRKCAPWLGPEDVSLLQRADAQAWTVSDLPLLDAARQRLGDAEASVRKRRHEAAVAAERARRSEVIDRLLQDSEIDESQGAVGMLRGRDLQDALIDGDAPSGAEPDLLAGPFAHIVVDEAQELTDAEWQMLLARCPSRSFTIVGDRAQARHGFTESWRERLERAGLDRIAMASLGVNYRTPEEVMAEAEPAIRAALPDANVPTSVRSSGIPVTHGRVAELPAVLDGWLGSQSDGVACVIAGDVGAVTLPAATSRDARVRVLTPTLSKGLEFDLVVLIDPDTFGEGVEGAVDRYVAMTRATQRLVILTRS
- a CDS encoding helix-turn-helix domain-containing protein; this translates as MTSQAIPLHLGKPAPAHVVAVLAFDGMAPFELGVVVEVFGLARPELGDLPWYELRVCSAEPGRDLRVVGGFTLRAGHGLDALAAADTVIIPGVSPAGGAIAPELVEALLKAHARGARLVSICSGAFALAATGLLDGRRATTHWRYARTLAEQHPEVEVDADVLYVDNGDVLTSAGSAAGIDLCLYLVRADHGAAVANTVARRFVVPPHREGGQAQFIEAAIGEMGPDGADDGISRSMAWALQRLYGPLSVPALARAANMSERSFLRHFTRRNGVSPIRWVVSQRISASLPLLESGEGTVDEVAAAVGFDSTATYRHHFTRQMRTTPTAYRKAFVRVTAAPA